Proteins co-encoded in one Candidatus Binatus sp. genomic window:
- a CDS encoding alpha/beta fold hydrolase, translated as MALKQSVREETHKVGADQLIVLKGGSGKAVLILHEELGYPGWMKWNEALSERRTLVTPLYPGYGRTPRADWIMNIRDLGNFIARFVREQNLAPIDVIGFSLGGWVAAEMAANDPAIFSKIVLIAPTGIRPPEGEIKDLFTVPALIYLRESVLKYESSKEFSALYDGGLSPEQYEAFEDARAETARLAWQPYMFNPSLPHLLDGTANAPTLLVWGRDDQVVPLSACQVYQKSMKNVRALVLDGCGHRPEVEKSEQFIKEVQNFLG; from the coding sequence ATGGCTCTGAAACAGTCTGTACGCGAAGAAACGCACAAGGTCGGCGCAGATCAGCTAATCGTGCTCAAGGGCGGATCGGGCAAGGCGGTGCTCATACTGCATGAAGAGTTGGGATATCCGGGCTGGATGAAATGGAACGAGGCGCTGAGCGAGCGGCGAACTTTGGTGACGCCGCTCTACCCCGGGTACGGGCGCACTCCCAGGGCCGACTGGATCATGAACATCCGCGATTTGGGGAACTTTATCGCGCGCTTCGTGCGGGAGCAGAATCTCGCGCCGATCGACGTGATCGGTTTTTCGCTTGGCGGATGGGTTGCGGCTGAAATGGCGGCGAACGATCCGGCGATCTTTTCGAAAATCGTGCTGATCGCGCCGACCGGTATTCGTCCGCCCGAAGGCGAGATCAAGGATCTGTTCACGGTGCCGGCGCTGATCTATCTGCGCGAGTCGGTGCTTAAATATGAATCTTCGAAAGAGTTCAGCGCACTCTACGACGGCGGCCTTTCGCCTGAACAATACGAGGCGTTCGAGGATGCGCGCGCGGAAACGGCGCGGCTCGCATGGCAGCCCTACATGTTCAATCCGAGCCTGCCGCATCTGCTCGACGGCACTGCGAATGCGCCGACCTTGCTAGTGTGGGGACGCGACGATCAGGTGGTGCCGCTTTCAGCGTGCCAGGTGTATCAGAAGTCGATGAAGAACGTGCGCGCGTTGGTGCTCGACGGATGCGGTCATCGGCCGGAAGTGGAGAAATCGGAACAGTTCATCAAGGAAGTGCAGAATTTTCTCGGATAA
- a CDS encoding bifunctional 2-polyprenyl-6-hydroxyphenol methylase/3-demethylubiquinol 3-O-methyltransferase UbiG: MAARGALVRLLFRLGSIAAPGDQLTKSNSAIDSSEARQLARLYQARFSETEVAAKDRVWAILCHDFFSRYVGPRDRVLDVAAGYCEFINHIECGHKVALDANPDIARYAAPGVSVVVGDCRDMSALPPDSFDVAFVSNFFEHLETKRDLDTVLTQILGRLRPGGKLLILQPNIRYLGSRYWDFYDHFTPLSHLSMQEALVKNGFRIELAIPRFLPYTFKSRLPAAGWMVRLYLRVRLAQWLMGKQMFIVATRPAT, translated from the coding sequence ATGGCTGCGCGCGGGGCTTTAGTTCGTTTGCTGTTTCGCCTAGGATCGATTGCAGCGCCGGGTGATCAATTGACGAAATCGAACTCCGCGATCGATAGTAGCGAAGCTCGCCAGCTTGCACGGCTTTACCAGGCCCGTTTTTCCGAGACGGAAGTCGCGGCCAAGGACCGCGTGTGGGCCATCTTGTGCCATGACTTTTTCAGCCGCTATGTGGGGCCGCGCGATCGCGTGCTTGACGTCGCCGCCGGTTATTGCGAGTTCATCAACCACATCGAATGCGGGCACAAGGTGGCCCTGGATGCGAACCCGGACATAGCTCGCTACGCGGCTCCGGGCGTAAGCGTGGTCGTCGGCGACTGCCGCGATATGTCGGCCTTGCCGCCTGACTCATTCGACGTGGCTTTTGTCAGTAATTTCTTTGAGCACCTCGAAACCAAGCGCGACCTCGATACGGTCCTTACGCAAATTCTTGGTCGCCTTCGACCGGGCGGCAAGCTTCTCATCCTGCAACCCAATATTCGGTACCTCGGTTCGCGTTACTGGGACTTCTATGATCACTTCACTCCGCTTAGCCATCTCAGCATGCAGGAAGCACTGGTCAAGAATGGCTTTCGGATAGAACTAGCGATACCCAGGTTTCTTCCTTATACGTTCAAGAGCAGATTGCCGGCTGCAGGCTGGATGGTGCGCCTATACCTCAGGGTGCGACTCGCACAGTGGCTGATGGGCAAGCAGATGTTCATAGTTGCAACCAGGCCGGCTACTTGA
- a CDS encoding LLM class flavin-dependent oxidoreductase, whose protein sequence is MHIMWFTERQYHYDPETEPERSAKLENQILRNRSFFGLPNENFDAQQGSMLLNEYLDEKIYSEDLGFDGLMLNEHHGTPFCLGAVMDVEAAVLAKATKKAKIVLLGNPVPTVANALRLAEELAMIDLISKGRLVPGWVRGAGSEQLANNANPAYNREYFEEGVDFILKAWTKPGPFRYEGKHFHFRFVNPWVLPLQKPHPPIWIPGLISPDTAVWCAKKRFPYIALATRLEPTVEMWNMYTEAAAREGYQAGPENFGYLQPVFVSDNQQRAEELGKRFLYGGAFAHFARPEWMFPPGYNSKEATRRLARLPLAENLPGKPIHEGGGNETDEELKELRDGVYARYDESRRNLQMIAGTPDYVIPRLRKVLEVLRPGIFSFWLDGPVGYKDRVKCLEMLGRDVIPAMREMGKELGLVDPFQRAPGSVPLASGRKPESVAHPDGLASMPA, encoded by the coding sequence ATGCATATAATGTGGTTCACCGAACGGCAGTATCACTACGATCCCGAAACCGAACCGGAACGGAGCGCGAAGCTGGAGAATCAGATCCTCCGCAATCGCAGCTTTTTCGGTTTGCCCAACGAGAATTTCGATGCGCAGCAAGGATCGATGCTGCTCAACGAGTACCTCGACGAAAAGATTTACTCCGAAGATCTCGGCTTCGACGGGCTGATGCTCAATGAGCATCACGGCACGCCGTTTTGCCTCGGCGCGGTGATGGACGTCGAGGCGGCGGTGCTGGCGAAAGCCACCAAGAAGGCGAAGATCGTGCTGCTGGGCAATCCGGTGCCGACGGTCGCGAATGCGCTGCGGCTCGCGGAAGAGCTCGCGATGATCGATCTGATCTCGAAGGGGCGGCTGGTGCCCGGATGGGTGCGTGGCGCCGGCAGCGAGCAGCTCGCCAACAACGCCAATCCCGCTTACAACCGCGAGTACTTCGAGGAAGGCGTCGATTTCATCTTGAAGGCGTGGACCAAGCCGGGGCCGTTCCGCTACGAGGGCAAGCATTTTCATTTCCGCTTCGTGAATCCGTGGGTGCTGCCGCTGCAGAAGCCGCATCCGCCGATTTGGATTCCCGGGCTGATCAGTCCCGACACGGCAGTGTGGTGCGCGAAGAAGCGCTTCCCGTATATCGCGCTCGCGACGCGACTCGAGCCGACCGTCGAGATGTGGAATATGTACACCGAGGCGGCGGCGCGCGAAGGCTACCAGGCGGGGCCGGAGAATTTCGGTTATCTGCAGCCGGTGTTCGTCAGCGACAATCAGCAGCGCGCCGAAGAACTCGGCAAACGATTTCTGTACGGCGGCGCGTTCGCGCATTTCGCGCGGCCCGAGTGGATGTTCCCGCCCGGATACAATTCGAAAGAGGCGACCCGCCGCCTCGCACGGCTGCCATTGGCCGAGAACCTGCCGGGCAAACCGATCCATGAAGGCGGTGGCAACGAGACCGACGAGGAACTCAAGGAACTGCGCGACGGTGTTTACGCGCGGTACGATGAAAGCAGGCGCAACTTGCAGATGATCGCGGGCACGCCCGACTACGTGATTCCGCGGCTGCGCAAGGTGCTCGAGGTCTTGCGGCCGGGAATCTTCTCGTTCTGGCTCGACGGACCGGTGGGCTACAAGGATCGAGTCAAGTGCCTCGAGATGCTCGGCCGCGACGTTATACCCGCGATGCGCGAGATGGGAAAGGAACTCGGACTCGTCGATCCGTTCCAGCGCGCGCCGGGCTCGGTGCCGCTCGCGTCGGGGCGCAAGCCTGAGAGCGTGGCGCATCCGGACGGGCTCGCCTCGATGCCCGCATAG